A genomic segment from Rhizoctonia solani chromosome 11, complete sequence encodes:
- a CDS encoding cytochrome P450 family protein, which produces MIDHKVSLYAYVILTVSSVALVRHYWLRVFGRKLRHPPAPRSLPFIGNILSIPSGLDYLGYFELGKRLGSDIIYMDMMGKPAIVLNTAQAASDLFEKRSAIYSDRRSASMVKSASLLDWPGFIPSLSYSDQWRRQRRRMNNWLNMRAVRQFDGIQQEAVRRLLGCLLETPESPAPFKLVKNQFSFAMAYATFKLAYGYRLKGDQDPFFLDAIEATDNVFCAMMKSNFFVNAFPILEYVPGWLPGAGWKETARKWREQKNHAVAAPYEWTKRQVASGDFEPSVLSALLQDDPAGLGISTEEREQELKELAYILFAAGTDTSATALVNFVAAMVIKPEVQAKAQAEVDSVLGNVVRLPTIADRSQMPYVGNLIQEVMRWHPVAPTGGDPHVCFQDDVYQGYDIQKGTMIIGNLWGMTRDESVYEDPEDFNPDRFLDPNVPVAPGFGWGRRICPGLHFAEASLFLSIASLLATYNFSRKKDKNGKEIIPIVEGAVNSLTVPIKPFDFEIRPRSEKHRALIIENIPKE; this is translated from the exons ATGATAGATCACAAAGTATCTCTGTATGCATATGTAATTCTAACTGTGTCCAGCGTTGCTCTTGTGCGGCATTACTGGCTTCGAGTTTTTGGTCGAAAGCTCCGACACCCACCCGCTCCTAGGTCTCTACCATTCATTGGGAATATCCTCTCGATTCCATCGGGTCTGGACTACTTGGGGTATTTTGAGCTTGGGAAACGGCTCGGCA GCGATATTATCTATATGGACATGATGGGGAAGCCAGCCATTGTTCTTAACACTGCCCAAGCTGCTTCAGACCTATTTGAAAAACGCTCAGCGATCTATTCTGATCGAAGAAGTGCCTCGATGGTAAAAAGTGCTAGCTT GCTTGACTGGCCAGGTTTTATACCTTCGTTGTCATACTCCGATCAATGGCGCCGTCAACGTCGAAGAATGAATAATTGGCTAAACATGCGTGCTGTCCGCCAGTTCGATGGTATCCAACAGGAAGCGGTCCGGCGGCTCCTTGGTTGTCTGCTGGAAACTCCTGAAAGTCCAGCCCCCTTCAAGCTGGTAAAAAACCAGTTCTCCTT CGCAATGGCATATGCCACGTTCAAGTTAGCTTATGGGTATCGTCTCAAGGGTGACCAAGACCCATTCTTTTTGGATGCTATTGAAGCTACAGATAATGTTTTCTGTGCTATGATGAAGAGCA ACTTCTTTGTCAACGCATTTCCAATTCTCGAATATGTTCCGGGCTGGCTGCCTGGTGCCGGGTGGAAGGAAACTGCTCGAAAATGGAGGGAACAAAAGAATCATGCAGTTGCTGCTCCGTATGAGTGGACGAAGCGCCAAGTG GCATCGGGTGACTTCGAGCCTTCGGTGCTCAGCGCCTTGCTTCAGGACGACCCAGCAGGACTTGGTATATCAACGGAAGAAAGGGAGCAAGAACTTAAGGAACTCGCTTATATTCTTTTTGCTG CCGGAACGGATACG TCAGCAACAGCTTTGGTCAATTTTGTTGCAGCCATGGTGATAAAGCCTGAAGTACAAGCCAAAGCTCAGGCTGAAGTAGACTCTGTGTTGGGCAACGTAGTTCGGCTACCAACAATAGCGGATCGATCTCAAATGCCTTATGTGGGGAATCTGATACAGGAGGTTATGCGTTGGCATCCTGTGGCACCTACAG GGGGAGATCCCCATGTTTGTTTTCAGGATGATGTGTACCAAGGATATGACATTCAAAAGGGTACAATGAT AATAGGCAACCTTTG GGGGATGACCCGCGATGAATCTGTATACGAAGACCCAGAAGATTTCAATCCCGACAGGTTCTTGGATCCAAACGTCCCGGTTGCGCCGGGATTTGGATGGGGAAGACG TATATGCCCGGGGCTGCATTTCGCTGAGGCATCATTATTCCTCTCGATAGCATCGCTTTTAGCTACCTATAATTTCTCCCGCAAGAAAGACAAAAACGGGAAAGAAATTATTCCCATTGTCGAGGGTGCCGTGAATAGCCTAACTGT TCCAATCAAGCCCTTCGACTTTGAGATCCGCCCAAGGTCCGAAAAACATCGAGCCCTTATCATTGAGAACATCCCCAAAGAATAG
- a CDS encoding cytochrome P450 family protein — MSLPFFGNLFSIPPGLDHLAYLKLGRQLKSDIFYMNMMGQPVVVLNKAQAATDLLEKRSAIYSDRIGSAMVDHPALLDWANFAGMLPYSDLWRRQRRRINNWLNPRAVRQFDNLQEDVVKQLLGRLLKVSQNPEPFEEIKKQFFFAMGSATFRLAYGYHLKDDKDPFFLNAVQASHRIFNATMPNNFLVNVFPALAYIPDWLPGAGWKRTAKEWREHKNHTVTAPYEWTKQEVASGNFEPSVLSALLQDYDTDQDLSGMERDEELKELAYILFVGGTDTSSTALLNFVAAMVVNPEVQAKAQAEIDSILGYASRLPTMVDEVHMPYVRVLIQEVLRWHPVTPTGGTPHACYQDDVYQGYDIQKGTMIFITRVANTWAVSRDENVYKDPEAFDPERF; from the exons ATGTCGCTACCATTTTTCGGAAACCTGTTCTCGATTCCACCTGGCCTGGACCACTTGGCGTACTTGAAGCTCGGACGGCAGCTTAAGA GTGACATTTTTTACATGAATATGATGGGACAGCCAGTCGTGGTACTCAATAAAGCACAAGCTGCTACCGATCTATTGGAAAAGCGTTCAGCTATATACTCGGATCGTATTGGCTCAGCAATGGTTGACCATCCTGCATT GCTCGATTGGGCAAATTTTGCAGGCATGCTGCCGTATTCTGATCTCTGGCGCCGCCAGCGCCGAAGAATCAATAATTGGCTTAACCCACGTGCTGTTCGTCAGTTTGACAACCTGCAAGAAGATGTAGTCAAGCAACTTCTCGGTCGCTTACTAAAAGTATCTCAAAACCCTGAGCCTTTTGAAGAAATCAAGAAGCAATTCTTTTT TGCAATGGGGTCCGCTACATTTCGGTTAGCCTACGGGTATCACCTGAAAGACGATAAGGACCCGTTCTTCTTGAATGCTGTTCAAGCATCTCACCGTATTTTCAACGCTACAATGCCGAACA ACTTCCTGGTTAATGTATTTCCAGCGCTTGCTTACATCCCCGATTGGCTTCCCGGCGCCGGGTGGAAGAGAACTGCGAAGGAGTGGAGGGAGCACAAAAATCACACCGTTACTGCTCCCTACGAGTGGACAAAGCAAGAGGTG GCGTCAGGAAATTTCGAGCCTTCGGTGCTTAGTGCATTGCTTCAGGACTATGACACAGACCAGGATCTATCTGGGATGGAACGAGATGAAGAATTAAAAGAATTAGCCTATATTCTTTTTGTTG GTGGAACAGATACG TCATCAACAGCTCTTCTGAACTTTGTCGCCGCCATGGTTGTCAATCCTGAGGTACAAGCTAAAGCCCAGGCAGAAATCGATTCTATACTGGGCTATGCATCTCGATTACCAACTATGGTCGACGAGGTTCACATGCCTTACGTTCGTGTTTTGATTCAAGAGGTCTTGCGCTGGCATCCCGTAACACCAACAG GAGGAACTCCACACGCATGTTATCAGGATGATGTTTATCAAGGATATGACATTCAGAAAGGGACGATGAT TTTTATCACCAGAGTGGCAAATACCTG GGCAGTGAGCCGGGACGAGAATGTGTACAAAGATCCAGAGGCTTTTGATCCCGAAAGATTTTGA
- a CDS encoding Senescence domain-containing protein, which translates to MAAPLVSFENCTAVQVLSQDVPLASGTLQILSAEPTDSASPTTHSTDTSVPILTLKIGNAAFPITKATPFYTHTSSSRIYLFAPILEDVAVGAGTYVKITLPEDIATPGSDAEKSRDAFEEVLLNHGLLQEGTAAFADELASGAREAGLKAASSIKGVASSHTSGPPAEPSSFSSTTHQVADSAVSGTETIKDYTASASQTVSSAGASIGATAGNYLSKATETVAKAGVAVGERLVHLFGMEDQVQRVASEDGGPKFDNAGVSGAFDTPKSEQEEEAKYGDGTGNLVRSLGTIGSGVKEGTSEVTSATREAATSVLEHDAGPEAVELANKGGQAAGNLTQATGDALLATSVVATAGYAAAGATESAVKAETKEDSPSEAPEVIPAEPVKH; encoded by the exons ATGGCTGCTCCCTTAGTATCTTTCGAGAACTGCACAGCTGTTCAAGTTCTCTCACAAGATGTTCCACTCGCTAGTGGGACTCTTCAGATCCTGTCTGCAGAGCCAACCGACTCGGCATCACCGACTACCCATTCCACTGATACCTCCGTTCCTATCTTGACTTTGAAGATAGGAAATGCAGCATTTCCGATCACTAAGGCCACACCATTCTACACTCATACTTCGTCATCTCGAATTTACTTGTTCGCTCCAATTCTCGAGGATGTGGCTGTTGGTGCTGGTACTTATGTTAAAATCACATTACCGGAGGATATCGCTACCCCTGGCAGCGATGCTGAAAAGTCACGCGATGCGTTTGAGGAGGTCTTGTTAAATCATGGACTGCTACAAGAAGGCACGGCAGCTTTCGCAGACGAACTTGCTTCCGGTGCACGTGAAGCTGGATTGAAAGCCGCGAGTTCAATAAAGGGAGTTGCAAGCAG TCATACATCCGGTCCACCTGCTGAACCGTCCAGCTTTTCCTCGACGACCCATCAAGTAGCTGATTCAGCTGTATCGGGCACTGAGACCATAAAGGATTACACGGCATCTGCAAGTCAAACTGTTTCCTCC GCCGGAGCGAGCATTGGTGCCACAGCTGGAAACTATCTTTCCAAGGCAACCGAAACGGTGGCCAAGGCTGGTGTAGCAGTAGGCGAGCGGCTGGTCCACTTGTTTGGTATGGAAGACCAAGTCCAACGGGTTGCTTCTGAAGACGGCGGTCCTAAATTCGACAACGCCGGAGTTTCAGGCGCTTTCGACACTCCAAAGAGCGAGCAGGAAGAGGAGGCGAAGTATGGTGATGGCACCGGCAACCTTGTAAGGTCTCTTGGGACGATCGGATCTGGTGTCAAGGAGGG AACATCGGAAGTGACTTCGGCTACCCGGGAAGCTGCGACTTCGGTCTTGGAGCACGATGCTGGTCCTGAAGCTGTTGAACTTGCAAACAAGGGCGGACAAGCTGCCGGAAATCTGACGCAGGCCACTGGTGATGCGCTATTG GCTACATCGGTCGTTGCAACAGCTGGATATGCTGCTGCGGGAGCTACCGAAAGTGCCGTCAAAGCCGAGACCAAGGAGGACTCTCCATCTGAAGCTCCAGAGGTTATCCCGGCGGAACCAGTCAAGCATTAG
- a CDS encoding ribosomal RNA-processing protein 12, which translates to MSSQLELALDKIRIHTSSKLLHQKTPATLLVALEQTFAEQTPPTPRSAVAYCAALLPGALYLLAAVLPYVPTPVIRSQVSVLLPLLAPLLPLSSQHPPALRSLLSVLCALWTPLDAPTLTGTPLVRNAWASVLQLCVDPRPKVRKRAQEVVRSVLAAPPAPMIRHPYAEQTAQYILKLLTDISPDHAEATIWSCAWVKILAPFWPTTKLVELLQALLTLPSLNIPFLTAAAYTTITAILTPPQTTLNPEAQDQATGSTIPPPTLPPTHFPASLATLLSLPPTGDADAAPWIGAVGACLYAWGEICRDPEAIEEAPSLSQDLLLAVPGAFRALWAQLEEGHSSEVRAAAEDAIVHGLLAGIFGDDGKVRSNGTEGGKTGGVSDLLVKECLKVWGKGPKNVKKTSLGLILTTLESSLDSVSAASSGALGNVLSVAEGVIDVLGTNSEVGGKFGSLVQVSIFLIFRNHHLPYHVVLSGGLFFGHQGPTPATTLAPSLLTAVGTLRSAQDFMWREKADGVIGAAIRAMGPAAFLEVLPMNLIPDKNAPNNDGRAYLLPLLAANLVPRTAEIRHFVSHFIPLSEKLFELQNGTEKESERKIWEVCIHQVWGCFRGYCTGLAGLKQGLSTPFLQLLINLLYSQPTLRVSILHGIRALVASNRSIPADEIHYSYAERSCAEENLKFLAGLAGNMLSVLFNVFSSVESNDRGLVGEVISLWLGLADAKELSATFKKVSAMLSQNLKGAAATPLAHTALDLLVLLVPHLSPTDATKLFTIVFADNVISNADGTVQKKAYRILARLIERGIVDGLQEGEGKNRKVESALARCAEITPSVNVSAKRDRVQLLSALVPLIPGGSLHIIPSLLPEAVLATKEVSEKTRNGAFDLVVAMGKRMERGGTVDRAKVDGMEVEQEGNEPTNVKANVEEYVTMVAAGLVGATPHMISATITTLSRLTFEFKDILSPNMLSELITTVIVFVSSANREIVKSALGFAKVSVISLPTNIVTPHLDALVPALLGSTIFERMGRRFGWESLEAAAGTHERAGVITHLRKKKERARKKKGKENEQESDVEEAPARTTTGDAFEDVLYGSDSDSSDADSEAESKPSTAQKAKDRSNSDGKKQKSGMRIRLDNDEPMDLLHGSAARLTTGSAMSARRRQPGHEAAKFKTDASTGRMVVEESSDEDEQDAGDDVAGAAYREMLTSTDGQTRDSSGKVRFAKDTKKRRALEREDAGDDVEMADGTDAGLARESPKKKSKRNVIKVGGEFKAKNAGGDVKRQSQQDPYAYLPLGSLNKKKGRQGPRISITGRR; encoded by the exons ATGTCTTCGCAACTTGAGCTAGCGCTCGACAAGATAAGGATACACACGAGCTCTAAACTGTTGCATCAGAAGACTCCAGCGACACTATTAGTTGCTCTAGAACAGACCTTTGCAGAACAAACACCACCAACTCCTCGCTCGGCTGTCGCATACTGTGCCGCACTAT TACCTGGTGCACTCTACCTTCTGGCTGCTGTGCTCCCCTACGTCCCCACACCAGTAATTCGCTCGCAAGTGTCGGTCTTATTACCGCTACTGGCCCCTCTATTGCCTTTGTCATCTCAGCATCCTCCTGCTCTCCGATCACTGCTCTCGGTTCTCTGCGCTCTCTGGACACCTCTCGATGCTCCCACATTGACCGGAACTCCCCTTGTTCGAAACGCTTGGGCGAGTGTTCTCCAATTATGTGTCGATCCCAGGCCAAAAGTCCGAAAGAGGGCACAGGAAGTAGTGAGGTCGGTGCTCGCGGCTCCTCCTGCCCCAATGATTCGCCATCCGTATGCCGAACAG ACAGCCCAATATATCTTGAAATTACTCACAGATATATCTCCAGACCACGCCGAAGCCACCATCTGGTCGTGCGCGTGGGTAAAAATTTTAGCTCCGTTTTGGCCTACCACT AAACTTGTCGAACTACTTCAGGCTTTGCTAACTCTCCCGTCCCTGAATATCCCCTTTCTGACTGCTGCTGCGTACACGACGATCACCGCCATCTTGACGCCACCACAGACGACATTGAACCCTGAAGCTCAGGACCAGGCCACTGGATCGACCATTCCTCCTCCAACATTACCTCCTACTCACTTCCCAGCAAGCCTCGCCACTCTATTGTCTTTACCACCTACTGGAGACGCGGATGCGGCTCCTTGGATAGGAGCTGTAGGTGCCTGTCTTTATGCCTGGGGTGAAATTTGTCGAGATCCCGAAGCTATTGAAGAG GCGCCTTCGCTATCACAAGATCTCTTACTGGCTGTCCCTGGCGCATTCCGGGCACTATGGGCCCAATTAGAAGAGGGACATAGTTCTGAGGTACGCGCAGCTGCGGAagatgccattgtgcatggttTATTAGCTGGGATTTTCGGAGACGATGGAAAAGTGCGCTCTAATGGCACCGAAGGTGGAAAGACTGGAGGCGTTTCCGATCTGCTAGTCAAAGAGTGTCTTAAAGTTTGGGGTAAAG GGCCAAAGAATGTCAAGAAAACATCGCTGGGTTTGATTCTAACCACATTGGAATCATCCCTCGATTCCGTGTCTGCAGCTTCGTCGGGAGCATTGGGAAATGTGCTTTCTGTAGCCGAGGGAGTAATCGACGTTTTGGGAACAAACTCAGAAGTTGGGGGTAAGTTTGGATCACTTGTCCAAGTGTCCATATTTCTAATATTTCGAAATCACCATCTGCCGTACCATGTTGTTCTTTCGGGTGGTCTTTTCTTTGGACACCAAGGCCCAACTCCGGCCACTACACTGGCTCCATCCTTGCTAACGGCTGTCGGCACGCTCCGCAGCGCGCAAGATTTCATGTGGAGAGAAAAGGCTGATGGTGTCATTGGTGCG GCCATTCGTGCGATGGGTCCAGCAGCCTTCCTCGAGGTCCTCCCCATGAATTTGATACCAGACAAGAATGC GCCCAACAATGACGGTCGTGCATATTTACTCCCGCTTTTGGCGGCCAACCTGGTACCACGTACTGCCGAAATCAGACATTTTGTCTCTCACTTTATCCCCCTTTCTGAGAAACTGTTTGAACTGCAGAACGGGACCGAAAAAGAGAGTGAACGAAAG ATCTGGGAAGTATGTATTCATCAGGTCTGGGGCTGTTTCAGAGGGTATTGCACTGGTCTCGCTGGGTTGAAGCAG GGTCTATCTACACCTTTCCTCCAGCTCTTGATCAACCTTCTCTACTCGCAACCTACTCTGCGAGTATCTATCCTTCACGGAATCCGCGCTCTCGTGGCCTCCAACCGATCGATTCCTGCAGACGAAATCCACTACAGCTATGCGGAGCGGTCATGTGCCGAGGAAAACCTCAAGTTTTTGGCTGGTTTGGCTGGAAACATGCTTTCCGTGCTCTTCAACGTATTCAGCAGCGTGGAGAGTAACGACCGAGGCCTGGTGGGCGAGGTTATATCACTTTGGCTTGGATTGGCTGATGCCAAG GAACTCTCAGCTACCTTCAAAAAGGTTTCCGCGATGCTCTCACAGAATCTCAAGGGTGCTGCGGCCACTCCCCTCGCCCATACCGCGTTGGACCTGCTCGTATTGCTCGTGCCTCATCTTTCGCCTACGGATGCTACTAAGCTCTTCACGATCGTCTTTGCCGACAACGTAATCTCGAATGCGGACGGGACCGTACAGAAGAAAGCATATCGAATTTTGGCAAGGTTGATCGAAAGAGGCATTGTGGATGGACTACAGGAAGGAGAGGGGAAGAACAGAAAAGTCGAGTCGGCACTTGCCCGATGTGCAGAAATCACACCGAGTGTCAACGTGTCTGCAAAACGG GATCGGGTTCAATTGCTTTCGGCGCTTGTACCACTTATCCCTGGTGGGTCGCTCCATATCATTCCGTCCTTGTTGCCCGAGGCCGTTCTTGCTACGAAAGAAGTGAGCGAAAAGACTAGAAATGGTGCCTTTGATTTGGTTGTCGCTATGGGTAAGCGGATGGAACGCGGAGGTACCGTCGACCGCGCAAAGGTGGATGGCATGGAGGTAGAACAAGAGGGGAATGAACCAACCAATG TCAAAGCTAATGTTGAAGAGTATGTCACCATGGTTGCCGCTGGTCTTGTGGGTGCAACGCCCCACATGATTAGTGCTACTATTACTACCTTGTCCCGACTCACATTCGAGTTTAAag ATATCCTTTCTCCAAATATGCTCTCGGAATTGATCACCACTGTCATTGTTTTCGTTTCTTCCGCCAACCGAGAGATCGTCAAGTCGGCACTCGGGTTCGCCAAAGTTTCGGTCATTTCGCTACCAACAAACATCGTGACTCCCCACTTGGATGCACTGGTCCCGGCCTTGCTTG GTTCTACTATTTTTGAGAGAATGGGTCGAAGGTTTGGCTGGGAGTCGCTCGAGGCGGCTGCTGGGACACACGAACGGGCCGGGGTGATTACGCATCTTCGAAAGAAGAAAGAGCGCGCCAGGAAAAAGAAAGGAAAGGAGAATGAGCAAGAAAGTGACGTCGAG GAGGCTCCCGCTCGAACGACAACGGGCGATGCCTTTGAAGACGTCCTTTATGGAAGTGACAGCGATTCCTCCGACGCAGATTCTGAGGCCGAGTCTAAGCCCTCTACGGCCCAAAAAGCAAAGGACCGGTCGAATTCCGATGGCAAAAAGCAAAAGTCCGGCATGCGTATCCGACTCGACAACGACGAGCCTATGGACCTTTTACACGGTTCTGCCGCTCGTCTTACGACTGGCAGCGCCATGTCAGCCCGACGACGACAACCTGGCCATGAGGCCGCCAAATTCAAGACCGACGCATCTACCGGACGAATGGTCGTTGAAGAATCGTCTGATGAGGATGAGCAAGATGCAGGAGATGATGTTGCTGGCGCAGCTTATCGCGAGATGCTCACTTCTACAGATGGACAAACCCGGGATTCGAGTGGGAAAGTGAGGTTCGCGAAAGATACGAAGAAGAGGAGAGCTCTGGAGAGGGAAGATGCTGGTGATGATGTTGAGATGGCGGACGGAACGGATGCTGGGCTCGCCAGAGAGAgtccaaagaagaagagtaAACGAAATGTGATCAAGGTCGGAGGAGAATTCAAGGCCAAG AATGCTGGGGGTGACGTCAAACGACAAAGCCAACAGGATCCATACGCATATCTACCACTCGGTTCGTTAAATAAGAAAAAGGGACGACAAGGACCTCGGATCAGTATCACTGGCCGAAGATAA